One Aspergillus oryzae RIB40 DNA, chromosome 2 genomic window carries:
- a CDS encoding ribonuclease H2 subunit C (predicted protein): protein MFAVQPQQESSGSEDVNSTKNVTPNILPCRIHHDGPVGPLGRYWKSETDEKDKNLQTAYFRGRKLRGRRVAIPEGYEGIVALPTERVMPSTQRNANSTINEETEQEEPVKILEKQATFNEYVVWGHELTPAADDSFVKGVEEWLKLAEAVG from the exons ATGTTCGCTGTCCAACCTCAGCAAGAGTCCTCAGGATCAGAAGACGTGAATTCAACAAAGAACGTTACTCCCAatattcttccttgtcgaATTCATCATGACGGTCCTGTTGGGCCCCTGGGCCGCTACTGGAAGTCCGAAACCGATGAAAAAG ATAAAAACCTACAAACTGCCTACTTCCGCGGCCGTAAGCTGCGAGGTCGGCGTGTTGCAATTCCAGAAGGTTATGAAG GGATTGTCGCGCTCCCAACAGAGCGTGTAATGCCATCGACGCAACGCAACGCAAATTCTACGATCAACGAGGAAACGGAACAGGAAGAACCAGTCAAGATCCTGGAGAAACAGGCTACTTTCAATGAATATGTGGTGTGGGGTCATGAACTGACACCTGCGGCGGATGACTCCTTCGTCAAGGGAGTTGAAGAGTGGCTGAAATTGGCAGAAGCGGTGGGTTAA
- the rex4 gene encoding putative 3'-5' exonuclease (3'-5' exonuclease) translates to MDVKNLSSNWKKLQETLKKNPISSSSTKRKTSGREGQNGVVKKRKTETVEGKTKSEQSHISKKRKRMADNAAEGGKDDVQETVLKSITRKNSTASLAPRPDVKISKANEGRSPTAELGKYVAMDCEMVGVGPNPDNDSALARVSIVNFNGEQVYDSFVRPKEMVTDWRTHVSGILPKHMVEARSLEQVQKDVAEIMDGRILVGHALRNDLDALLLSHPKRDIRDTSKHPPYRKIAGGGSPRLKMLASEFLGLDIQSGAHSSVEDAKATMLLYRRDKDEFEKEHLKKWPVRVVVEKEDGDDQKKKKKKKKKTRKR, encoded by the exons ATGGACGTGAAAAACCTTTCCAGCAATTGGAAGAAACTCCAGGAGACGCTGAAAAAGAACCccatctccagctcctctACGAAACGCAAGACATCGGGTCGGGAAGGTCAAAATGGTGTGGTAAAGAAGCGAAAAACGGAAACAGTCGAAGGGAAAACTAAATCTGAACAATCTCATATAtcgaaaaagaggaagagaatggcCGACAACGCTGCTGAGGGGGGCAAGGATGACGTACAGGAAACCGTCTTGAAATCCATCACCCGGAAGAATTCTACTGCCTCGCTTGCGCCGCGACCTGACGTGAAGATTTCGAAGGCCAATGAGGGCCGGTCACCGAC TGCGGAACTAGGTAAATATGTTGCGATGGACTGCGAGATGGTGGGAGTCGGCCCTAACCCCGATAACGACTCGGCTCTTGCGCGTGTCAGTATCGTCAACTTCAACGGCGAACAAGTGTATGACTCCTTTGTACGACCGAAGGAAATGGTCACGGATTGGCGAACGCATGTGAGCGGCATATTACCGAAGCATATGGTGGAAGCCCGGTCCCTCGAACAAGTTCAAAAAGATGTCGCAGAGATTATGGATGGACGAATACTCGTTGGGCATGCCTTGCGGAACGATCTGGATGCACTCCTTCTGAGCCATCCCAAGCGCGACATTAGAGACACTAGCAAACACCCACCATATCGGAAGATTGCCGGAGGCGGTTCTCCCCGCTTGAAAATGCTGGCTTCAGAATTTTTAGGGCTGGATATCCAGAGCGGCGCTCATTCTAGTGTGGAGGATGCTAAGGCTACAATGCTTTTATACCGGCGAGATAAAGATGAATTCGAGAAGGAACACCTGAAGAAATGGCCGGTACGAGtggtggttgagaaggaggatggagatgaccagaagaagaagaaaaagaagaagaagaagacgcgCAAGAGGTGA
- a CDS encoding 60S ribosome subunit biogenesis protein NOP53 (cellular protein (glioma tumor suppressor candidate region gene 2)), whose protein sequence is MSPSTDAPKQFSQPSRKGKKAWRKNVDVTEVQEGLRLLKDEEIKGGVLAEKPSEELFTFDTTGSTEIRKAVEKQHKPLKSEEIIARRSVIPAVDTRKRNNSKVTDGVLESKTKKHKSDWVTRKDWLRLKQVAKEGKPIKKDVGGEFYDPWADAEDPTPVEDPQFDFLEKPKPKVAPVTLKEAPISLAANGKAIPAVRKPNAGTSYNPTFEEWDSLLQEQGAKEVEAEKKRLEEERKEEERQRLIAEAKDDDGEVKSDDESAWEGFESEYETPDWLKKKRPERKTKAQRNKIKRRKEAERQAKWEEQMKKKEEQVEQAKSIAEKMKQQELERVESSDSEGEGDDTVLRRKPLGGRTYAPEQKLEVVLPDELQDSLRLLKPEGNLLDDRFRTLIVQGKLESRRPVSQPKKAKRKLTEKWGHKDFKVPGL, encoded by the exons ATGTCTCCTTCCACAGATGCCCCCAAACAATTTAGCCAACCTTCCCGTAAGGGTAAAAAGGCGTGGCGTAAGAATGTGGATGTGACGGAGGTCCAAGAAGGTCTCCGGTTGTtgaaagatgaggaaatcAAAGG CGGTGTCCTGGCAGAAAAGCCGTCCGAAGAGCTGTTCACCTTCGATACCACTGGTTCAACAGAAATTCGCAAAGCTGTCGAGAAACAGCACAAGCCGCTGAAATCGGAAGAAATCATTGCCCGGCGGTCAGTTATACCAGCGGTAGACACTCGCAAACGCAACAACTCCAAAGTGACAGATGGTGTTCTCGAATCGAAGACTAAGAAACATAAGAGCGACTGGGTTACCCGCAAGGATTGGCTGCGCTTAAAACAAGTCGCTAAAGAGGGCAAGCCCATCAAAAAGGACGTGGGGGGTGAATTCTATGATCCCTGGGCTGATGCTGAAGATCCAACACCTGTGGAGGATCCGCAGTTTGATTTCCTGGAGAAACCGAAGCCGAAGGTTGCGCCTGTGACACTAAAGGAAGCTCCGATCTCACTTGCGGCAAATGGAAAAGCGATTCCTGCTGTCCGCAAGCCGAACGCTGGCACAAGTTACAATCCAACCTTTGAGGAGTGGGATAGTCTTCTACAGGAACAAGGAGCCAAGGAGGTAGAGGCAGAGAAAAAGCGCCTGGAGGAGGAAcgtaaagaagaagaaagacagcgTCTGATTGCCGAGGCCAAGGATGACGACGGCGAGGTGAAGTCGGACGATGAAAGTGCCTGGGAAGGTTTTGAAAGCGAGTACGAGACCCCGGattggctgaagaagaaacgtccagagagaaagacgaaagCGCAAAGGAATAAGATCAAGCGACGTAAGGAGGCTGAGAGGCAAGCAAAATGGGAGGaacagatgaagaaaaaggaagagcaagTTGAGCAGGCAAAATCTATCGCCGAGAAAATGAAACAGCAAGAGCTTGAGCGCGTCGAGTCTTCCGACTCTGAGGGAGAAGGTGATGATACTGTTTTGCGGCGAAAGCCCTTGGGTGGAAGGACATA TGCCCCCGAGCAAAAACTGGAGGTTGTCCTACCAGATGAACTGCAGGACTCACTACGCCTGCTGAAGCCAGAGGGTAATTTGCTCGATGACCGATTCCGGACATTAATCGTTCAAGGAAAGTTGGAATCTCGAAGGCCGGTTTCACAAcccaagaaggcaaagagaaaGTTGACGGAGAAATGGGGTCACAAGGATTTCAAGGTTCCGGGCTTGTAA
- the cef1 gene encoding putative cell division control protein (Cdc5) (mRNA splicing protein CDC5 (Myb superfamily)) yields the protein MPVVKGGVWTNIEDEVLRAAVSKYGLNQWARVSSLLARKTPKQCKARWVEWLDPGIRKVEWSREEDEKLLHLAKLMPTQWRTIAPIVGRTATQCLERYQKLLDEAEARENDEFGLGGPEGGETAAPSADDVRRLRPGELDPDPESKPARPDTIDLDEDEKEMLSEARARLANTQGKKAKRKARERQLEESRRLAVLQKRRELKNAGINIKVVTRKKGEMDYNADIPFEKPAAPGFYDTMEEEARNERQREMFDPRKQQLANKRKGDQDEEAERKKRKNDKNSSSAASAAAARAGQMQKIREAEQSSKRRALVLPSPQVSESEMEDIIKMGMAGDKASKMAGDEEMTRGLLGNYSAIVGGTPIRTPRAAPEEDHIANEIKNIRALTETQSSLLGGENTPLHEGGSSTGFDGIAPRRQEIVTPNPMATPFRQANGGVGATPMRGGVGPGATPLRTPRDHFSLNQMEGEQLVGSTPKEIKMHESFMRQSIRSKLSALPKPKETEWELEELPSESTEPTVSEEYMEEDMAERDRREREAREKAAQAELKRQSQVYQRSLPRPSVLDIDALVERASQVTDPIASMISKEAALLIAHDARKFPLPGAKVEGKARKVERFDDTLMEAARSAIVTEATSDERKPEWTENFDAQWTTAHSKALPGLSNYADDEEDEYQQEQRMIGVFDNVQASLLATAERGNKLEKKLALHYGGYQNRAKMLRTKILEASAALEKSKDELDAFRNLQISEEAAISRRLEKLRDDVAFVMRREREAQEVYRTRKEELDELVAGTGGMVNGWH from the exons ATGCCGGTGGTCAAAGGAGGTGTCTG GACGAATATCGAAGATGAGGTGCTTCGGGCGGCG GTGTCCAAGTATGGTCTCAACCAGTGGGCGCGGGTATCCTCACTGCTAGCCAGAAAAACTCCCAAGCAATGCAAGGCTCGATGGGTGGAATGGTTGGATCCCGGCATCCGGAAGGTCGAGTGGTCgagggaagaggatgagaagctACTGCATTTGGCCAAGTTGATGCCCACTCAGTGGCGTACGATCGCACCGATTGTTGGACGCACGGCCACTCAATGTCTCGAGCGCTACCAGAAATTGTTGGATGAGGCGGAAGCTCGTGAAAACGATGAGTTTGGTCTAGGAGGTCCTGAGGGTGGGGAGACCGCTGCGCCAAGTGCGGACGATGTGAGACGGTTACG GCCTGGCGAATTAGATCCCGACCCTGAATCGAAGCCCGCTCGCCCGGATACAATTGACCTTGACGAAGACGAAAAGGAGATGTTGAGTGAAGCTAGAGCTCGTTTGGCGAACacacaaggaaagaaagcaaagcgaAAGGCTAGAGAACGACAGCTGGAAGAATCCCGGAGACTTGCTGTGCTCCAGAAGCGTCGTGAACTCAAAAATGCTGGTATCAACATCAAGGTTGTCACTCGAAAGAAGGGTGAGATGGATTACAATGCCGATATTCCGTTCGAGAAGCCGGCAGCCCCTGGTTTCTACGATActatggaggaagaagccagGAATGAGAGGCAGCGCGAAATGTTCGACCCCCGTAAGCAACAGCTTGCCAACAAGCGCAAAGGAGACCAAGACGAGGAGGCTGAGcgcaagaagaggaagaatgataaGAACAGCAgttctgcagcttctgcagcagcagcaagagctGGTCAAATGCAGAAGATCCGCGAGGCGGAGCAGAGTAGCAAAAGAAGAGCTCTCGTCTTACCAAGCCCTCAGGTTAGTGAAAGtgaaatggaagatatcatcaagatggGTATGGCAGGTGATAAGGCCAGCAAAATggctggagatgaagaaatgacGCGAGGATTGCTTGGGAATTATTCGGCAATTGTTGGTGGGACACCGATAAGGACTCCTCGCGCTGCGCCGGAGGAAGACCATATCGCCAATGAGATTAAGAACATCAGAGCCCTTACTGAAACCCAATCTTCATTGCTGGGAGGAGAGAACACACCTTTGCACGAGGGGGGATCTTCTACCGGTTTTGATGGTATTGCACCACGGCGCCAGGAGATTGTCACCCCGAACCCTATGGCCACGCCTTTCCGACAGGCCAATGGTGGTGTCGGTGCGACACCTATGCGTGGAGGTGTTGGTCCGGGAGCGACTCCTCTACGAACCCCCCGTGACCATTTCTCCCTGAATCAGATGGAAGGGGAACAACTTGTTGGGAGCACTCCAAAGGAGATCAAGATGCACGAGAGTTTTATGCGCCAAAGCATTCGCAGCAAGCTTTCTGCCCtaccaaaaccaaaagaaaccgAATGGGAATTGGAAGAACTTCCTTCAGAGTCTACAGAGCCGACAGTCAGTGAGGAATATATGGAAGAGGATATGGCGGAGCGTgacagaagggaaagagaggcgCGAGAAAAGGCAGCACAGGCTGAACTAAAGCGTCAATCACAAGTCTATCAACGATCATTGCCCCGTCCAAGCGTTCTAGATATAGACGCGCTGGTCGAACGTGCGTCGCAAGTGACAGATCCGATTGCCAGCATGATCTCCAAAGAGGCTGCTCTGCTCATTGCCCACGATGCTCGAAAATTCCCCCTCCCCGGTGCTAAggtagaaggaaaagcacGGAAGGTGGAACGGTTTGACGACACGTTGATGGAAGCAGCTCGCAGCGCTATTGTCACCGAAGCCACTTCTGATGAAAGGAAACCGGAGTGGACAGAGAATTTCGATGCACAGTGGACGACTGCACATTCGAAGGCTCTTCCAGGTCTCTCCAACTatgccgacgacgaagaggacgagTACCAACAAGAGCAACGCATGATTGGTGTTTTTGACAATGTGCAAGCCTCTCTACTTGCCACGGCTGAGAGAGGAAACAAgcttgagaagaagcttgcGCTACATTACGGTGGGTATCAAAACCGGGCGAAGATGCTACGGACTAAGATACTTGAAGCCAGCGCTGCTTTGGAGAAGTCAAAGGATGAACTAGATGCATTCCGTAACCTGCAGATTTCTGAGGAGGCAGCCATTTCCAGGAGGCTAGAGAAGCTGCGGGACGATGTGGCCTTCGTCATGAGAAGAGAGCGTGAAGCTCAAGAAGTATACCGGACCCGAAAAGAGGAACTTGATGAACTCGTTGCAGGGACCGGTGGAATGGTTAACGGATGGCATTGA